The following are encoded in a window of Paenibacillus polymyxa genomic DNA:
- a CDS encoding metallophosphoesterase family protein, with protein sequence MKIIVLSDTHMPHRSKTLPSRLVQELKGSDLILHAGDWTDWFVYERLAEFAPVQGIAGNNDGMDIVERLGYQRIVEAQGKRIGMVHGHGWRGSTENIALNTFKGETLDCLIYGHSHIPVVKTIDGQLVLNPGSPTDKRGEDEYSFIVLTIEADQMEAQLVLYPDKH encoded by the coding sequence ATGAAAATCATCGTACTTTCAGACACTCATATGCCGCATAGAAGCAAAACGTTACCTAGTCGGCTTGTACAGGAGTTAAAAGGCAGTGACCTCATTCTCCATGCCGGAGACTGGACGGATTGGTTCGTATATGAACGTCTAGCTGAATTTGCGCCTGTGCAAGGCATTGCCGGAAACAATGATGGAATGGACATTGTGGAGCGTTTAGGCTATCAACGAATCGTTGAAGCCCAAGGCAAGCGGATCGGTATGGTACACGGTCACGGCTGGCGAGGCTCGACAGAAAATATCGCATTGAATACGTTTAAGGGAGAAACGCTGGATTGCCTGATTTATGGACATTCGCATATTCCGGTGGTCAAAACGATTGACGGTCAGCTTGTCCTTAATCCGGGGTCTCCGACGGACAAACGCGGCGAAGACGAATATTCATTCATCGTGCTGACGATTGAAGCTGATCAGATGGAAGCACAGCTTGTTCTTTATCCAGATAAACATTGA
- a CDS encoding OsmC family protein, with the protein MEHTFLLKADWNGGRNSDGRIEAGQLRTAISIPAEMGGPGVGTNPDEMLLGAAATCYLITLAAMMERASLPVASLALESEGIVDVTNNIFTYRRIVHRPQVQLAADATESQIEQALRLAEQAETSCMISRAVAGNVALSTEPVVERAS; encoded by the coding sequence ATGGAGCATACCTTTCTGCTCAAGGCAGACTGGAACGGGGGGCGCAACAGCGACGGCCGTATTGAGGCTGGACAGTTGCGGACTGCAATTTCGATCCCGGCTGAGATGGGAGGCCCTGGTGTGGGCACCAATCCAGATGAAATGCTGCTCGGTGCCGCCGCTACCTGCTATTTGATTACGTTGGCGGCGATGATGGAGCGCGCGAGTCTCCCGGTGGCATCACTGGCGCTGGAATCCGAAGGGATTGTCGATGTAACGAACAATATTTTTACATATCGCCGAATTGTGCATCGTCCGCAGGTTCAATTGGCTGCCGATGCGACAGAATCGCAGATCGAACAAGCATTGCGACTGGCAGAGCAGGCAGAAACCTCATGCATGATCTCGCGTGCCGTAGCGGGAAATGTGGCGTTGTCCACAGAGCCCGTGGTGGAGCGCGCCTCTTAA
- a CDS encoding Rrf2 family transcriptional regulator — translation MSTHFSVSIHCLLLLAEGAPERMTSSLIASSINTNPVVVRRIMSRLKQAGLVDSSPGARGFRLSMSSSNINLKMIYEATKDEGPLFAIHTDSNHNCEVGRNIDALLDGLYTVAEQKIQAFFETVTLRDLEQALQQRVGQQSSSV, via the coding sequence ATGAGTACCCATTTTTCCGTTAGTATCCATTGTCTGCTTCTTCTGGCTGAAGGGGCACCGGAGCGAATGACATCGTCACTTATTGCTTCCAGCATCAATACAAACCCGGTAGTTGTGAGAAGGATTATGAGCCGACTCAAGCAAGCGGGTTTGGTGGATTCGTCGCCTGGAGCACGCGGCTTTCGTCTAAGCATGTCCAGTTCAAACATCAATCTGAAAATGATCTATGAGGCGACCAAGGATGAAGGTCCGTTGTTCGCCATCCATACCGATAGCAATCATAATTGTGAGGTAGGCAGGAACATAGACGCATTGTTGGATGGTTTATATACCGTGGCAGAGCAGAAAATACAGGCGTTTTTCGAGACCGTTACGCTGCGAGATCTGGAGCAGGCACTTCAGCAGCGCGTGGGGCAACAAAGTTCATCTGTGTAA
- a CDS encoding MFS transporter, which produces MSELTSLPPAKKRKLLFSAGLSWLFDAMDVGLLSFIVAALAKEWHLGSEQIGLLTAMNSIGMVFGAALAGILADRYGRRAILVWTLLIFSIASGLSALATGLGMLLVLRFIAGAGLGGELPVASTLVSESVPVKERGRAVVLLESFWAAGWILSALIAYFVIPKYGWQMAFILGAVPALYALYLRRAIDDSPRYKQQSVKLPLRARLASIWSGPHRKSTLMLWILWFTVVFSYYGMFLWLPSMMFMKGFELVKSFEYVLIMTLAQLPGYFTAAYLIEKLGRKFVLIIYLLLTAVSAIWFGTSETAGMLLAAGISLSFFNLGAWGAMYAYTPELYPTAVRSTGVGMAAAFGRIGGVIGPFAVGILVGQGVALPSIFVIFFVAILIGAAAVWLLGTETKNQEID; this is translated from the coding sequence ATGAGTGAATTAACTTCATTACCACCAGCCAAAAAAAGAAAATTGCTGTTTAGCGCAGGGCTCAGCTGGTTGTTTGATGCTATGGATGTGGGGCTGCTTTCATTTATAGTCGCAGCGTTGGCAAAGGAGTGGCATCTGGGATCTGAGCAAATTGGACTGCTAACTGCAATGAATTCGATAGGAATGGTGTTCGGGGCCGCTTTGGCGGGGATTTTGGCTGATCGTTATGGCAGACGTGCCATATTAGTGTGGACATTGTTGATCTTTTCTATTGCCAGTGGATTATCCGCTTTGGCGACAGGTCTCGGAATGCTGCTGGTGCTGCGTTTTATTGCTGGTGCAGGCTTGGGTGGGGAATTGCCTGTTGCTTCGACGCTGGTGTCAGAATCAGTGCCTGTGAAAGAACGAGGGAGAGCAGTTGTGCTGCTGGAAAGCTTCTGGGCGGCAGGTTGGATCCTTTCGGCTCTTATTGCTTATTTTGTTATTCCAAAGTATGGTTGGCAAATGGCATTTATTCTCGGCGCAGTACCTGCGCTGTACGCTCTTTATCTGCGCAGAGCTATTGATGATTCACCGCGTTATAAGCAGCAAAGCGTCAAACTTCCGCTGCGTGCACGATTGGCTTCGATTTGGTCGGGACCCCATCGCAAGTCTACGCTGATGCTGTGGATTTTATGGTTCACAGTTGTATTTTCATACTACGGCATGTTCTTGTGGCTACCGAGCATGATGTTTATGAAAGGTTTCGAACTGGTTAAAAGCTTTGAGTATGTGCTGATCATGACGCTTGCGCAACTACCAGGTTACTTTACCGCCGCCTATCTGATTGAAAAGCTGGGGCGCAAATTCGTACTGATCATCTACTTGCTGCTCACAGCAGTGTCCGCCATTTGGTTTGGCACCTCGGAAACGGCGGGAATGCTGTTGGCTGCTGGTATCAGCTTATCCTTTTTTAATCTTGGTGCATGGGGAGCCATGTACGCCTATACTCCAGAATTGTACCCGACAGCTGTACGTTCAACTGGTGTGGGTATGGCGGCTGCGTTTGGCCGTATTGGAGGCGTTATCGGGCCTTTTGCGGTCGGTATACTCGTAGGACAGGGCGTAGCGCTACCATCTATCTTTGTGATTTTCTTCGTAGCTATCTTGATCGGAGCTGCGGCTGTATGGTTGCTGGGTACGGAAACCAAAAATCAGGAGATTGACTAA
- a CDS encoding FMN-dependent NADH-azoreductase — MSKVLFVKANDRTAEESATVKLYNAFVESYKSSHPTDEITELDLFSVELPYLNANMINGTFKSARGMELNAEEARLANIANGYLDQFLAADKVVFAFPLWNMTIPAVLHTYIDYLNQAGKTFKYTAEGPVGLVTETKVALLNARGGVYSEGPAAAAEMSLNYMNNILSFFGVKDIVKVVLEGHNQAPDQAQEIVASAVQRAVDTAKSF, encoded by the coding sequence ATGTCTAAAGTATTATTTGTCAAAGCTAATGATCGTACAGCTGAAGAATCTGCAACAGTTAAATTGTATAACGCCTTCGTAGAAAGCTACAAGTCTTCCCACCCAACTGATGAAATCACTGAGCTGGACCTGTTCTCCGTCGAGCTTCCTTATTTGAACGCTAACATGATCAACGGCACGTTCAAATCCGCTAGAGGCATGGAGCTGAACGCAGAAGAAGCTCGCCTAGCAAACATCGCTAATGGCTACCTGGATCAATTTCTGGCAGCAGACAAAGTCGTATTTGCTTTCCCGCTCTGGAACATGACGATTCCAGCTGTACTGCATACGTACATTGATTACCTGAACCAGGCTGGTAAAACATTCAAATACACTGCTGAAGGTCCAGTTGGTCTCGTAACTGAAACTAAAGTAGCCCTGTTGAATGCAAGAGGCGGCGTTTATTCCGAAGGACCAGCTGCTGCAGCTGAAATGTCTTTGAACTACATGAACAACATCTTATCCTTCTTCGGAGTGAAAGACATCGTGAAAGTTGTTCTGGAAGGACATAACCAAGCTCCAGATCAAGCACAAGAAATCGTTGCTTCTGCCGTACAACGTGCAGTGGACACAGCAAAATCGTTCTAA
- the gnd gene encoding phosphogluconate dehydrogenase (NAD(+)-dependent, decarboxylating) has product MQVGLIGLGKMGLNLGKNLIDHKHELVAYDVNAAAIQEMKDYGATGASTLEELVQATQSPRVLWIMVPHQIVDSVLDQLQPMLSKGDIIIEGGNSHYKESIARHARLQEYGISFMDAGTSGGMEGARNGACYMIGGDPEAWAVVEPIFRDTAVENGYLYAGKSGSGHFLKMVHNGVEYGMMASIGEGFEVLEKSSFDFDYEQVARVWNNGSVIRSWLMGLTERAFSKDANLDEIRGVMHSSGEGKWTVEEALDIQAATPVIALSLLMRYRSLDADTFNGKVVAALRNEFGGHAVEKK; this is encoded by the coding sequence ATGCAAGTAGGATTAATTGGTTTGGGAAAAATGGGCTTGAATCTCGGAAAAAATTTGATCGATCATAAGCATGAACTTGTCGCTTACGACGTCAATGCAGCCGCAATCCAAGAAATGAAGGATTATGGAGCTACAGGTGCTTCTACATTGGAAGAGCTTGTACAGGCAACTCAATCCCCTAGAGTATTATGGATTATGGTTCCTCACCAAATTGTTGATTCTGTGCTGGATCAGCTTCAACCGATGTTGTCCAAAGGGGACATCATTATTGAAGGTGGTAATTCTCATTACAAAGAGTCTATTGCTCGTCATGCCCGTCTTCAAGAATATGGTATCAGCTTCATGGATGCTGGAACTTCAGGCGGGATGGAAGGCGCACGTAATGGCGCTTGTTACATGATCGGTGGCGATCCGGAAGCTTGGGCGGTTGTTGAGCCTATTTTCCGTGACACAGCAGTGGAAAATGGATATTTGTATGCAGGTAAATCCGGAAGCGGACATTTTCTGAAAATGGTTCATAACGGTGTGGAATACGGCATGATGGCTTCCATCGGTGAAGGATTTGAAGTGCTAGAAAAAAGCAGCTTTGACTTTGATTATGAACAAGTAGCGCGCGTGTGGAACAACGGTTCTGTTATTCGCTCTTGGCTGATGGGTTTGACTGAACGTGCATTTTCCAAAGATGCAAACCTGGACGAAATCCGTGGGGTTATGCACTCTTCTGGCGAAGGAAAATGGACGGTTGAGGAAGCACTGGACATTCAGGCTGCAACTCCAGTCATTGCTTTGTCCCTGCTGATGCGCTATCGTTCTCTTGATGCGGACACGTTCAACGGGAAAGTGGTTGCTGCGTTGCGCAATGAATTTGGCGGTCACGCGGTAGAAAAGAAGTAA
- a CDS encoding (2Fe-2S) ferredoxin domain-containing protein — protein MAIFELEPMKHHVLICNGGTCMRHEGEEVTQAIRDEIRKQNAEAYIHTTRTRCNGRCHDAAVVIVYPQGDWYGQMTPDSGTQLVQKLVTREKLEPHLFHECTGQSSSE, from the coding sequence ATGGCTATTTTTGAATTAGAACCAATGAAGCATCATGTGTTGATCTGCAATGGAGGCACATGTATGCGACATGAGGGTGAAGAAGTTACACAGGCAATTCGGGATGAAATTCGTAAACAAAATGCAGAAGCATATATTCACACGACCAGAACTCGCTGTAATGGGCGTTGTCATGATGCTGCGGTTGTGATCGTATATCCTCAAGGGGACTGGTATGGTCAAATGACCCCCGACTCGGGGACTCAACTGGTGCAGAAGCTCGTAACGAGAGAGAAGCTGGAACCTCATCTTTTTCATGAGTGTACAGGTCAATCCAGCTCGGAATAA
- a CDS encoding lactonase family protein, whose product MTAQQKLLVFAGSYAELEGNGVYSYTFNEQTGALTLQDEFSGLKNPTFLNVDVKNRKLYSIGETTSAAGAKVGEASAFEIDPVKGTFTLLNRAENVGATTCHIQRDPSDRYLIVVSYHGGMVGLVSLTEDGRIGELLDVKQHEGKGAHPERQDRPHPHSSFFSPDGRFLFVQDLGLDLIRVYTIDDSKGQLVFHGETKTHAGAGPRHLTFHPNGKFAFVINEVDSSITSFAYDAEAGKLTELESVPTLPSDFTGENTTAEIAISGDGAYLYGSNRGHDSIVVYAVDGATGKLSLVEHVSAEGEHPRHFALTPSGDHMLVANRDTNNIVTFKVDKASGRLTYTGQQVTVSKPVCVQPFYFSV is encoded by the coding sequence ATGACAGCACAACAAAAATTGCTCGTATTTGCAGGCTCTTACGCCGAATTGGAAGGTAACGGAGTTTATTCGTACACTTTTAATGAACAGACAGGAGCACTTACACTACAGGATGAGTTCTCCGGCTTGAAAAATCCTACATTCCTGAATGTGGACGTCAAAAATCGGAAGCTGTATTCCATTGGAGAGACGACTTCTGCTGCAGGAGCGAAAGTAGGCGAAGCCTCTGCTTTCGAAATTGACCCAGTTAAAGGAACATTTACATTGCTGAATCGTGCGGAAAACGTGGGTGCAACAACTTGCCACATTCAGCGTGATCCATCTGATCGTTACCTGATTGTAGTCAGCTACCACGGAGGTATGGTGGGACTGGTGTCTCTGACTGAGGACGGCCGTATCGGTGAGTTGCTGGATGTTAAACAGCATGAGGGCAAAGGAGCGCACCCTGAACGTCAGGATCGTCCACATCCACATTCCAGTTTCTTTAGTCCGGATGGCCGCTTCCTGTTCGTACAAGATCTCGGTCTGGATCTGATCCGCGTTTACACCATTGATGACAGCAAAGGACAACTGGTGTTTCATGGTGAAACAAAAACCCATGCAGGTGCAGGTCCACGTCATTTGACGTTCCATCCGAATGGTAAATTTGCTTTTGTCATTAACGAAGTGGATTCTTCCATTACTTCTTTTGCATATGATGCAGAGGCTGGCAAGCTCACTGAGCTTGAGAGCGTACCGACATTGCCGTCTGACTTTACAGGTGAAAACACAACTGCTGAAATTGCGATTTCGGGGGATGGAGCTTATCTGTACGGTTCCAACCGTGGGCATGACAGCATTGTCGTATACGCTGTAGACGGAGCAACTGGCAAGCTGAGCTTGGTCGAGCATGTATCTGCTGAAGGAGAGCATCCACGCCATTTTGCTTTGACTCCAAGTGGTGACCATATGCTCGTGGCCAACCGCGACACTAACAACATCGTTACGTTCAAAGTGGACAAGGCAAGTGGACGTTTGACCTACACCGGACAACAAGTAACCGTGTCCAAGCCAGTATGCGTACAGCCTTTTTACTTTTCCGTGTAA
- a CDS encoding SOS response-associated peptidase — MCKRFSLSADLDEVRDHFGIQRVMYYYKTRYNMSPTQHVPIVLYQDGERVLDEFRWGFIPYWGKDCVNADLNTVRVNPSYRKMAETRRCIIPCNGFYYWRKLGKRMCAVRVVLPEQKMFAVAGLYEVWQDSRKEPLRTCTMMTVHANTDIREFDTRMPAILEADHIDSWLDPSVQNIDELLPLLRTYEKGDMSIYPVTPLVANDEHDNRECIQEMDLQWSWIKP; from the coding sequence ATGTGCAAAAGGTTTTCGTTATCGGCTGATTTGGATGAGGTAAGGGATCACTTTGGTATACAACGGGTGATGTATTATTACAAAACACGCTATAACATGAGTCCCACTCAGCATGTTCCAATTGTGCTGTATCAGGATGGAGAACGGGTACTTGATGAATTTCGCTGGGGATTTATTCCCTACTGGGGCAAGGATTGTGTCAACGCAGACTTGAATACGGTTCGGGTAAATCCGAGTTATCGCAAGATGGCGGAAACCCGGCGCTGTATCATTCCATGCAATGGATTTTATTATTGGCGAAAATTGGGTAAACGCATGTGTGCTGTACGGGTGGTGCTGCCGGAACAGAAGATGTTTGCGGTCGCGGGGCTATATGAAGTATGGCAGGATAGTCGTAAGGAGCCTTTACGCACCTGTACGATGATGACAGTTCATGCCAATACGGATATACGTGAATTCGATACCCGTATGCCGGCTATTTTGGAAGCTGATCATATAGATTCATGGCTAGATCCGTCTGTCCAGAACATAGATGAGCTGTTGCCTCTACTGCGCACATATGAGAAAGGGGACATGAGTATCTATCCAGTGACCCCGCTGGTGGCCAATGATGAACATGATAACCGTGAATGTATTCAGGAAATGGATTTGCAGTGGTCCTGGATTAAACCTTAA
- a CDS encoding nitroreductase family protein has product MAKDFFTALKDRRSYYGISKEQVISDQRIQEIVEEAVKYTPTSFNSQTSRAVVLLGEHHDKLWNITEGILREVVGNEEQFKSTAEKMNGFRSGYGTVLFFEDNNVIAGLQQQFEAYADNFPIWANQSNGMLQLVVWTALEQEGLGASLQHYNPLIDEKVKNEWNIPEHWKLIAEMPFGKPTFQPGEKEFQPVEERVKTFK; this is encoded by the coding sequence ATGGCTAAAGACTTCTTCACAGCTCTGAAAGACAGACGCTCCTATTATGGTATTAGCAAAGAACAGGTCATTTCTGACCAACGGATTCAAGAGATTGTAGAGGAAGCTGTTAAGTACACACCTACCTCTTTCAACTCCCAAACATCACGTGCTGTAGTGTTGCTCGGAGAGCATCATGACAAACTGTGGAATATTACAGAAGGTATTTTGCGGGAAGTGGTAGGTAATGAAGAACAATTCAAATCTACTGCTGAGAAAATGAACGGTTTCCGCAGCGGTTACGGAACAGTCTTGTTCTTTGAAGACAACAACGTGATAGCTGGTCTGCAACAACAATTCGAAGCCTATGCGGACAATTTCCCAATCTGGGCTAACCAATCTAATGGTATGCTGCAATTGGTTGTATGGACGGCTCTGGAACAAGAAGGACTGGGCGCATCCCTTCAGCATTACAACCCATTGATTGATGAAAAAGTGAAAAACGAATGGAACATTCCTGAGCATTGGAAACTGATTGCTGAAATGCCATTTGGTAAACCGACATTCCAACCAGGTGAAAAAGAATTCCAGCCTGTTGAAGAACGCGTAAAAACATTTAAATAA
- a CDS encoding winged helix-turn-helix transcriptional regulator, with protein MSDDRQPKLLCGKVEQSFQIISKKWTALIIHTLMEHPKRFSEIHVSIPDLSKRMLNERIKELELSGLILRNVITERPVRTEYSLTRKGKELGDALNGVESWAERWL; from the coding sequence ATGAGCGACGACAGGCAGCCTAAGCTTTTGTGCGGTAAGGTGGAACAGTCCTTTCAGATCATCAGCAAAAAATGGACCGCTCTCATCATTCATACTTTGATGGAACATCCCAAACGATTTAGTGAAATTCACGTCTCTATACCTGATCTTAGCAAACGCATGCTGAACGAACGCATCAAGGAACTAGAGCTTTCCGGCCTGATCCTTCGCAATGTCATCACAGAGCGGCCTGTGCGTACTGAGTATTCGCTGACACGCAAGGGTAAAGAGCTAGGTGATGCATTGAATGGTGTGGAGAGCTGGGCCGAGAGATGGCTTTAA
- the zwf gene encoding glucose-6-phosphate dehydrogenase translates to MDSMTFVLFGATGDLAKRKIYPALYNLFVEGKIPASFSVIGMGRREVADEQFQSNVEQSIKDFSRHVNEDRAQMDQFLSAFRYSALNVNHPEDYKKLLQLAEQRENDLGIPGNRMFYLSVAPEFFDVIALNIRESGLAETKGWKRLIIEKPFGHDLESARELNDRLSRTFAEDEIYRIDHYLGKPMVQNLEALKFANPLLQGIWNNQYIANVQITASETVGVEERAGYYDHSGAIRDMVQNHMLQVLMMTAMNKPGHVTADQVRDEKSKVMDALRALDPSDIASNVVRGQYTNGEINGKAVPSYKEEPDIGPDSQNDTFISARLWIDNEQWSGVPFYIRTGKRMKEKSTRIVVEFKKDSTDPYAAQGQPTDPNLLIIHVNPDEKVTLRLNSRDPLNAGQLETVLMNYHSEAKDVPEAYERLIFDALRGDSTFFAHWNEVELSWVWVQPVLEAFARGEVPLHTYAAGSYGPEASDQLLEEQGFTWWLDEKSESSEKAVVRS, encoded by the coding sequence ATGGATTCAATGACATTTGTCTTATTTGGAGCGACAGGGGATTTGGCGAAACGCAAAATTTACCCTGCCTTGTATAATTTGTTTGTAGAAGGTAAAATTCCGGCTTCCTTTTCTGTAATTGGGATGGGGCGTCGTGAAGTGGCGGACGAGCAATTTCAAAGTAATGTAGAGCAATCCATTAAGGACTTTTCCAGACACGTGAATGAAGACCGTGCACAGATGGATCAGTTCTTAAGTGCTTTCCGTTACAGCGCATTGAACGTCAACCACCCGGAAGATTATAAAAAGCTGCTACAGCTTGCTGAGCAACGTGAAAATGACTTGGGAATTCCGGGGAACCGCATGTTTTACTTATCGGTGGCACCGGAATTTTTTGATGTGATTGCCCTCAATATTCGCGAGAGTGGTTTAGCTGAAACAAAGGGTTGGAAACGGCTCATTATCGAAAAACCATTTGGACATGATTTGGAATCCGCACGTGAGCTGAATGATCGCCTAAGCAGAACCTTTGCTGAGGATGAGATTTATCGTATTGACCATTACTTAGGTAAGCCCATGGTGCAAAACCTGGAAGCCTTAAAATTTGCTAATCCATTACTCCAAGGAATATGGAACAATCAATACATCGCCAATGTGCAAATTACCGCATCCGAGACTGTAGGGGTGGAGGAGCGAGCAGGATACTATGATCATTCCGGCGCTATTCGTGATATGGTACAAAATCACATGCTGCAGGTGTTGATGATGACGGCGATGAACAAGCCGGGACATGTCACGGCTGATCAGGTGCGTGACGAAAAAAGCAAGGTCATGGACGCGCTTCGTGCGCTTGATCCTTCCGACATTGCTTCCAACGTGGTTAGAGGCCAATATACCAACGGTGAGATCAACGGAAAAGCAGTTCCTTCCTATAAAGAAGAGCCGGACATCGGACCTGATTCGCAAAATGATACTTTCATTTCAGCTCGCCTATGGATTGACAACGAACAATGGTCGGGTGTGCCGTTCTATATTCGTACCGGCAAACGTATGAAAGAAAAATCTACTCGTATCGTCGTGGAATTCAAAAAGGACAGCACAGATCCTTATGCCGCTCAAGGGCAACCGACTGACCCGAACTTGCTGATCATCCATGTTAACCCGGATGAAAAGGTAACGCTGCGTCTGAATAGCAGAGACCCGCTAAACGCTGGTCAACTGGAAACGGTTCTGATGAATTATCATTCCGAGGCTAAGGATGTACCAGAAGCCTATGAGCGCCTCATCTTTGATGCGCTGCGCGGCGATTCCACCTTTTTTGCTCATTGGAACGAAGTTGAGCTTTCATGGGTGTGGGTTCAACCTGTACTGGAAGCTTTTGCTCGTGGTGAGGTTCCACTTCACACGTATGCAGCAGGCTCTTACGGTCCAGAAGCTTCAGATCAATTGTTAGAGGAGCAAGGCTTTACATGGTGGTTGGACGAAAAGTCCGAAAGCTCTGAGAAAGCAGTCGTTCGTTCTTAA
- a CDS encoding VanZ family protein has protein sequence MNKQERIVTVFLYGVFICYILFLFKLFFLSRVSLLDLLNSQRTLDRSINLIPFYSIKEYIFSNSGTIKNFAFANVVGNIVIFIPLGTYLSLFKNDKRAITNLLFIFIVSLFIEIIQGLFGIGASDIDDIILNCVGGLVGILGYKFLLFILRAEKKVRTVITILSAIGLPFLLYLLFVIRLRL, from the coding sequence ATGAATAAACAAGAGAGAATTGTAACAGTCTTTTTATATGGAGTTTTCATTTGTTACATCCTTTTTTTATTTAAATTATTTTTCTTATCAAGAGTTTCACTTTTGGATTTGTTAAATAGTCAAAGGACTTTAGATAGGTCAATCAATCTCATTCCTTTTTATAGTATAAAGGAATATATATTTAGCAACTCTGGCACTATAAAAAATTTCGCTTTTGCTAATGTGGTTGGCAATATAGTTATCTTTATTCCTCTTGGCACATATTTGTCATTATTCAAAAACGATAAAAGAGCAATAACCAATCTGCTATTTATATTCATAGTGAGTTTATTTATTGAAATCATTCAGGGGCTTTTTGGCATTGGAGCATCAGACATTGATGATATAATTTTAAATTGTGTAGGTGGATTAGTTGGTATTTTAGGGTATAAGTTTTTATTGTTTATATTACGAGCTGAGAAAAAAGTACGTACTGTAATCACAATACTTTCAGCAATAGGATTACCTTTTTTATTATATTTATTATTTGTGATCAGATTGCGCCTATGA
- a CDS encoding NAD(P)/FAD-dependent oxidoreductase, translating to MNYDCIIVGGGIAGLQAAIQLGRYSSHRVLVIDSGYGRSTLCHQYHNILGFPDGISGEELRRLGRSEATKLGTEFIEGKAVKATKRGELFDIQVEAETVYSSKTLLLATGLTDRFPKLDGLQACLGNSVYVCPDCDGYEVQDRSTVVMGAGKAGASMALILSARTDQLVYVNHERSEVPDELIVKLQEKGIGYKEAAISEIITGEPGCFEGVRLADGQVVRAERGFLAFGSNHVHSELAEQLGVHLLHNKHIETHPRSKMTNVENVWVAGDLGAHAEQATVAMGEGAMSAIWIHKVLTGMKTKVPQL from the coding sequence ATGAACTATGATTGCATTATTGTTGGTGGGGGAATTGCCGGATTGCAAGCAGCGATTCAATTGGGGAGATACAGCAGTCATCGAGTTCTAGTGATAGATTCGGGCTATGGTCGATCTACGCTGTGCCACCAGTATCATAATATTTTGGGCTTTCCTGACGGAATTTCTGGTGAAGAGCTGCGACGGCTTGGACGTAGTGAAGCCACAAAACTAGGTACTGAGTTTATTGAAGGGAAGGCAGTAAAAGCCACCAAAAGAGGTGAGCTTTTTGACATTCAAGTGGAGGCAGAAACCGTGTATTCATCTAAGACGCTGTTATTAGCTACAGGGCTAACGGACCGTTTTCCAAAGCTGGATGGTTTACAAGCCTGCTTGGGCAACAGTGTATATGTGTGCCCGGATTGTGACGGTTATGAGGTTCAGGATCGCAGCACGGTTGTCATGGGAGCAGGCAAAGCAGGAGCTTCCATGGCACTGATTTTATCAGCGCGCACCGATCAACTTGTTTATGTCAATCATGAGCGTTCAGAGGTGCCGGACGAGCTGATTGTGAAGCTGCAGGAAAAAGGGATTGGCTATAAGGAAGCAGCCATTTCTGAGATTATAACCGGAGAACCGGGCTGTTTTGAAGGAGTGCGGCTGGCTGATGGACAAGTGGTTCGAGCAGAGCGAGGCTTTTTAGCTTTTGGCAGCAATCATGTTCATTCAGAGCTGGCAGAGCAACTGGGTGTACATCTGCTGCACAATAAGCATATTGAAACTCATCCTCGCAGCAAAATGACAAATGTGGAAAATGTATGGGTAGCCGGGGACTTAGGAGCTCATGCCGAGCAAGCGACTGTGGCGATGGGAGAAGGAGCTATGTCAGCGATTTGGATACACAAGGTATTAACTGGTATGAAAACAAAAGTACCGCAGCTCTGA